A stretch of DNA from Bacteroidota bacterium:
AACCTGCTGATAAAAACAATTGACGACGGTGCACAGCGTACCTCTGAAATTGTGAAAGGTTTACGCAACTTCTCACGTGTGGATGAGCAGGATTTGAAACGTGGCGACATACACGTAGGGTTAGACTCTACCTTGATGTTGTTACGTAACAAACTGGATAATATAAATGTTATCAAGAACTACGGCGATATACCTGAGATAGATTGCTTTATGGGTAAGCTAAATCAAGTGTTTATGAATATTATTGGTAACGCCGTTCATGCTATACGTGCCAATCGTAACGTAAACCCCAAGGGAGTTCTTACCCTTACCACAGCCAATGCCGGCGATTACATTACCATTAGCATTAAAGACAATGGTATTGGTATGGATGATAAAGTAAAGGCTAAAATATTTGAACCCTTTTTTACTACAAAAGAAGTAGGGCAGGGTACAGGTTTAGGTCTTTCGATAGTGTTTAATATTATCCAAGAAAGCCATAACGGTAAGGTAGAAGTAATAAGCGCTCCGGGTGAA
This window harbors:
- a CDS encoding HAMP domain-containing histidine kinase translates to NLLIKTIDDGAQRTSEIVKGLRNFSRVDEQDLKRGDIHVGLDSTLMLLRNKLDNINVIKNYGDIPEIDCFMGKLNQVFMNIIGNAVHAIRANRNVNPKGVLTLTTANAGDYITISIKDNGIGMDDKVKAKIFEPFFTTKEVGQGTGLGLSIVFNIIQESHNGKVEVISAPGEGAEFILTLPKVQH